The segment ATGAGTATGTACAtagatttacagcatttggcagacgcccttatcgcGAGCGACAATCATCTGATTGTATACAGCAGTTAAGGGGTTAAGATCTGTCCTCAGGGGCCCTACAGTGACAGTGCtcggatttgaacccatgacctttccAAGCTAAAATCCAGGAACAGTTCCAGTGAGCAATGcaagatttttttctgtgtgatAAAAGGAAACATCATACCTCCCATTTTGGTCATTTTCTGGAATAAAGGTAGAGACGGTCGATCAGCAAACACCTCGTTCTGGTTATACAGACATTCTTTGATGACGTCATAGCCGTTCAGAATGACCGTCGATATTCCTCCCAAGTCGAGACTAAAGATCTGGAGATGAATGAAATTAAAGCACTTCATTAATTCAGGGCTACTTTTTCAGACTTCTACTTTTGCCAGCTCTTTCCTCTTAATGAAAATGTATCAGGTCTACAGGACGGCTGCATTCCAAAGTGAAGGCTCCAGTTCAGGAAGTGGCTCTTTTAAATTCAGAAGGCTGACTCAGCATGGCTCCAGATGCTAAATTTGGGGAACGAAGCAACTGCCAATATAAGCTTTTGTGTGCGTTTAACCTACAATTATGGAGGACTTTTGAATTGTAGTTCACTTAAAACATTGACTTTAGCCTTAACCAGTAACAGAACATAAAAATGCATAGAAAAATtggtaatattaatattttaatacattttgcatAGGATGGATggcatacattttttacatttcttaacAACAACCAAAGCTTTTTGGACTATTAAAAAACTCTCCCCAAAACGATCAAAGATTCCGAGCTTTGTGtttaacccaaaaaaaaaaaagtgtctggatTTCATGTGTCCTCTAACCTCAgagatttcatttatttattataatagttCATAACAAATATCCTGACACGATTTTGTCCAGAGAAACATTGCAGATGCTCCTGCTTTTTGTTCTCACactgatataaatgtaataagatTAAAGATTAATCAACCAATTTGTTTGCAAGTTAAGATCAATATCAATTGCATATAATGCATAGTGTATTAAAGCCGGACACACCGACCTGCTCCAACACTCATCTCAGACAACTGTTTTATCTCTAAGTTGAAGGCTGAAGGTCGTATATTATCTCATAATTTGTTCTGCAAGCTTGCAagccttttttaaaatatattttatgtatttattaaaaaataaaacaaaaatcatagTGTGTGCATCTGAGTTGATGGAAGGAGAAACTTCCTGCAGAAAAACTAAATGTAGattaaggagagagagagagagagagagagagagagagagagagagagagagagagagagagagagagagagagagaggagagagagagagaaagaaagggggaGAAAAagggggagaaagaaagagagggggagaaagaaagagagagagagagagagagagagagagagagagagagagagagagagagagagagagagagagagagagagagagaaagagagagagagagaaagagagagagagagagagagagaagagagagagagagaaagagatagagagaggaagagagagagagagagagagagagagaagagagagatagagagaaagatggaaaagagatagagagaggaagagagagagtggaagagagagatagagagaaagagggagaaagagatagagagaggaagagagagacacTTCTCCACAGTTAGATGTACCTGGCCGTAGATCTCGCTTTGCTTCTTCATGTAGACATGCGGTTCTGTGGCGAGAGACAGAATGTTCCCGATCACCGGCAGCACGGTTGGTCCCGGCGGAAAACCTCGCGGTCTCCGCTGCCGCAGCAGCTGCCGGATCACCAGGAAAGTCAAGCAGCTACAGAACAATGTGCACAAGTAGAACACCGCCTTGCCGTAAGACAAAGTCATCAGCGATAACAAGCTGTTCCTCGATATCATCATTCCGAAGCCCGAGAATCGCCGCGCCGCCGCGTCTCCGTGTGTAAAGTGCGCGCGTGTGCCGGAGTCGCGGTGCGCAGCGGGGACATGGTGCAGATCCTCCGCCTCTGAAGGGCCGAGATTGGCCAAGAGATCGATCCTGATCGTTAGCCACTATTGATCACTATCGATTAGTCACAGGTCTGTTTACTCAGGAAAAGTAAACATAAAGCGATAAAAATGCaagggggagaaaaaagagGCCCCAAGGTACGTTCAGGAACCATTCATGTTTCTGCAAGATATTTTTAAAAGGTTCTCACAATGAGACAATTTTGCAACCATGCATTcaattcgatttttttttagcgcgtttaacaataaacatggtCACAAAGCTGCTCGacagaaataaatgaacatgCATTTCTTCAAGTGGCCCTACAAGATTAGCTCTAATGAGTGAGctggaggtgatggtggtgaggaaCAACTCTGATCGACACCTGAATGCAAAAACTGCTCATGGCAATTGCAGCCCCAATCCATTGTGACAGAGCTGACAGAATATAAAAGTTTATATTGGATCATTTTTTAGAAAGTGAACTCtctatttaagaaaaataatttaagtaGCATGAAGGTTTTGGTTTGGATGTAGTTTGTTCATGGGAGTGTTATTAGCaactgcattattattattattattattattagtattagtattagtattagtattagtattagtattatagaTTAGCTACAAGTTGTCATTATCTGCAAGCTTATGTCAAACCCAGTGCTCCCTctttattttggaaatattgAAGATTTCTGAAATCCCTATTCAATCACATAAAACCAATACACTGGGAAAGACTTTATTATAGAatcaaatgttataaaaaaagttCCACTATAAGAACAGGAAAAATAGTGCTTTTATTGCagcattgtactgtataactgAAGGTTTTGAttcaatacaattatatatcaAAAAGTGAACATCTAATCATTTTCCATAATTAAAATGCTGCTTGGTATATTATTCGAATAGATAGAAATATACAGTTCATTGTAAAAATATTCAGacccattatatatatatataatttttatataatttttatttttatttccatcttcacattttgttatggtagaagtatatttttttttaacagttcatcaattgtaaaaagaaattttaCTGATTGTGCTGTATAATGCAAATCAGCAATTATTTACTTGTACATTTGCAGTAAGCAAACATATCATGACAAACAGCCTCACGACCTCCCATTGATGTTTAATGAAGTCTATGTGAAAGGAGGCCATGTGATCAGTTAAGCACACAGATGAGATTGGGAAGTCTCCAGCATGTGCTCACTGATTGATGGCCAACATTCAGTGATTAAATCTCATTTCCTTAATGTCTAAAGATGGACTGTGTAagctctcttcttctcttaatGCAGGGCTCTGTCTCACTGAGGGTTATGAATTGTGTTTGCTTTCCCTCTTAAAGCCTTTACTGCATTAAGTGGAATTCCGGCTTTTTTCCGGCCTACAGGTGCTCAAACAGTTCATTTATGTGAGTGACGCAGAGCTGCAAATTTAGagatttttaattgtatttcgGTGAAACATTCATTATTTAAGCATGGACATTtatcctccatcatcatcatcaaatatCAGACCTCCTATGACTGTGGAAACCTCGGATGCGGAGTGCAGTGAAACCAGAATATTTTCTTTGGCTCACAAATGACTATCTGTCTCTTAAGATAACTTACACAAGGGTGGGTGCGCTTTGACTTGGTTGGATTGAAAAGGTTACTATATTGACTTAAAAAGTTATGATGCTTGAGATGGAAACTTCTGTCAGTGATCTATGGACCCTCTATGTCTTAGTGCACTTGTGGTGATTCATTAGACCGAAGAGGCCATTCGAGAGCACAGCTTGGTGTTTGTGACCAGGCTTAGAAGGAGTCCCCTCTGCTGACATGTCTCACTGATTTACGTCGTATGGTCATGAGTGCCGCTCGAAGTTTGATAGCACTAAAAGGCTTGTCCGTGCTAATGGGGTTTCTATGTGACGCAAACGCAGCCTGTCTGTGGTGATGCTTTATGAAGCCTTAGCCAATAATGAAGACGAGAGCTGGATGATGCTCAAAGGAAAACCGTTGTTTTAACCAGGCCCCGAGAGAGGGGGCTCATTAATGTCAAATTCATCTTTGATTTCCGCTAGGGGTCACATCACAAATAAGGAAGTGAAGAACGCTGATCGATTACGCACATTGTTATCGGAGATTGTTCTTGCTGCTTTTGCATTATCACTTTTAGTAGGTCAATGCAAACTTATTCTCTAGTTTCTCACATATTTaattaagggttagggttaacgTACGCAAGGTAgggattgaaaaaaataaaggaaaagatttgcacatacaaaaaaaatctgcactGTTCATTTGACCCTCAACCAATAAAGgaactgtaaatgtaaagcttttttttaatggtaaaaaaaaaaaaaagaacaatttatCAGTGTTTCATAATTACAAATCTACCATTTCATTTGTAAGTCATTAAAACTTGAAGGCACGTACTGAGAAAGGACACTATGTAATAAATGCAAGACAACAAAGAAAGCTGCGTTTATGAAAATAACATTGTGTGATTTAAAAGCATTAGCTCATAGATCTAAATAGATCTATTTATGGCACCCAGATTATATACTTCCTAATAATTTCCGGTGGTGTAGAACATTGCTGATCACTAGTGAATTTTTGTGAATGGGGCAATTTGTGACTAAAGAATGACGTCATTGAATGCGCCATTCCCTTTATCACTTTCCAGAATGAAGCGTCACACGATTGGCCGCATCCTGAATCAGGACagtctctgattggctgttggaaGATCATTAAACACCCACATTGTCAATAGTGGGACCCTAATGGTGAGTATATAGGCAGCCCGTCTTGCAGCTGAATGCAACAGACTCTAAATCTCATCAACTTGAATTAACCCTCCATCTTGCGACGTAACGTTACCAGGTTAGTAAGTAGAACTTCTTTCTATCACTGAAATTATGTGTACCTGTTTTTTAGACCCTGAAGCTGAccaatattattttatgtattaaactGATAGCTAGTGCGTTAGACGCCTTACTGTACATGCAGTGgcgagagaaaaagaaacaggttGAGTGGATTTTTAAGGAGACTTGAAAGGCTTCTGTAGACTTGCAGCTTATTACACTAATGCACAGGGTCCCACAGGAGCCACTCTAATCTGGCTAATATCTCTAATACTTTAGTCACAGCCAGATGCCAGGACAACATCTCAGCAATGACTTAAACTGGAGCAGATACTGTGAGCATTTAGAAAGCGTGCTGTGGTTTACTAGGCTATTTTACACTGGtgggttttgaaaatgtaatttaggAAGCGGAAAAACGTCAGGCAATTATCCTATATTTGAcaaggaaatgttttatttttattttatttcttttgacaGAAAAGCTTACTACCTTGTGCACCATGGTTATGCTGAAAATCTCTGCCTTCTTCATTGCCTATGCTTTGATTATCTGTCAGATGTACTGTTCAAATGCAGCACCGTCCAGGTGAGTGATTTCATACTGCTGATTATGTAACATAGAAATATTATGATATTGAATGCAATCttcaaacatttttgttaaattaaaataaaaactataaaaaaggaaacaaaccacatagtgttcacacacacacacacacacacacacacacacgcatatatatatatatatatatatatatatatatatatatatatatatatatatatatatatatatatgcgtgtgtgtgtgcatgtgtgtgtacgcaCTACATATATGCGCTATAACAGTGGGGTGGTGTGCAGGGGTGCAGTTGGGGGCATAGGCAGGGACGGTATTGGTGTTCTGATTACATCAGATGAAATCGGGCCAAACCCAATCTGCTTACAACAGTATTGATCGTGCGATAAATCCAAAGTTGGCAACAGGACAGCTTTTAAGTGGCACACTCTTAGCAGATTGTTTTTGATTATGATCAGACTCAAGCAGAAaccacgctctctctctctctctctctctctgtctctctctctctctctcccaccctCTCTCTCCCACCCTCTCTTTCTAACTTACTCATTCACTTATTCTCTGCATTATCTAAAGTTGTGCTTTTCCACTCTTGATCCATCATGTTTCTAGGCCTGCTCTTGAACCCTCACCAGACGAAGCCATGCTCTCTGACTACGAGGCAAGGCGACTGCTGAACGCATTCATCAAAGAGTTCGTGCAGATGGCTGCTGAAGACCTTGAACAGCAGGAGACTGAGGAGAACAGGTATGTGttgtaatgatttttaaaaaaaagtaagataACAATGATCTAGAACATTGAACAGTCTATTTGAAGGATGGTGcatttattctctctttttttaaacaagtgaaTCAGTGAAACTAAAAGGCTTCAACATGAGAGCAAATGCCTTCATAGTTATAAGATATTGGATGCAAAGCTTTTTACGACAGAGGTATGTCCAGAAAAGACCTGTACTCATTTACATAATGAAATGGAAGTAAATTCGTGCAACAGGTTCTCTGCCAATCTCCAGTTTTTGCATGAAGTTTGATTTATTCCTGAGGACTTTATGCAACACTGCCTGCAAAGCATGCGATCAAGAGGACAGCATGATCTCCAGAAATACAGGAAAATAACATTGCATGAATATTTCCATTGCTGTGATAATGCTAAATTACccagaattgtaaaaaaaaaaaaaaaaagaacttgatCATAACAGTGAGTGTGAGCATGAAGTAATTCCACGTAGGAAGGAGGCATGTTAAGATTGATATGCGTCTgtctctatttatttttgtagaatACAACTGAAATGTGTTTTGCATGCTCTGTTCTGTTACTGTGAGCTGTGTGTATGATCTCTTCTCCAACAGCATGGGCAGACCCATGTCCAAGCGCTGCTCCAACCTGAGCACCTGCGTTCTGGGAAAACTTTCACAGGAACTGCACAAGCTGCAGACATACCCACGCACCAACGTAGGAGCAGGGACCCCAGGAAAGAAGCGCAGCGCAGAGCATGTGTACAGAGAACCGGCCGATCTCATCTAAAGAGCTGTCTGCCTTGATCCTGATATTTTAGTGTCATGCATgtgaatttcttttttgcttGTCTGACTTGATTTCCTCATTTGTCCTTTTATTGGCAGAGACAGCATACTttaatgtctttctttctgaatgTCTCACCTGGGCAGCTCTCTTTGACAAACGACCTCTCGTTTGACCTGAATAAACGTATTTTTACAGAAGAAGCCTGTCTATTTGCTTATTGACCAAAAAGCACCAAATCAAATGTTATAATTTGTCAAATCTCATGTTAACCCTAGTTCAAAAAGGCGATAGGTAAGATACCGACATTATCCTGATTACCCACATTTTTCAGAATAACTTtcaatttgtttgtatttagacatgtttgtgttcatgtttgcttgattgattcattgattcatttttttagCAGCATTACAGCACAGAAGCGAGCTTGTAACACGGCCACGTGTGTGACCCATCGCTTGGCAGATTTCCTGAACCGCTCAGGAGGAATTGGAAGCAACAAGTTTGTCCCAACCAACGTCGGCTCGCATGCTTTTGGCCGGCGGAGGAGACTTAGTCAAGAGTAGACATGAATGTCTTAGCAATATGGTGAGAAACTTTTTACAAATTCATTGAGTTATTTTATTCTGTGGAATTAAATATGGAGGAAAAATCACTGCATACTTGTTTaactgcatttttaaaaattttatatttatataatttcaataattaaacgtgtgtgtgtgtgtgtgtgtgtgtgtgtgtgtgtgtgtattgtttagctaatgaaataaatagaatgattttctaaaatgtgttaaataataaaaaaatatatatatttttacattttatatcacATCTTATGTCACGCTCAGTGAAACACCACATCAACCCTCATGTGCACATGCACTATTTAATGACTACACCACGATTTCTAAATTTGTGGAGCACCGGATGTACACTCTCACCACAGAAATGTTATCATAACTCTTTTTTATTATCTAATTTATTGCGAAATAATGCCAAATTGACTTAAAATGGGTCATTTTATTTTGCCAGGTCACCAGGCTATACATATACAGCTCTCTGCCGTGCCATGatcaagagagaaaagaaaaaaaaatcaacatgtgCATTGAGATCCCCGGGAATGGACATCATTTCACTCATCATCGGAATGGATTCCTGTTGACTGCATTGATCTGTAAAAACCCAACAGCCCATTCTCAAACTGTTATTGTTTGACTctctaaaaaaaagtgaaagaaaaggtttttaaaaaagagaaacatcCATTTAAGAGTGATCATGCTCATTTTCCAGTCCTTTTTTTAAAGGAGTGCGAGTGATGAAAATGATTGTTCATTCTTTTGTTGTCGACAGAGAGCAcattgtgtgtacagtatgctGTGGCCCATGTTCCTCTGCTGCACGTCGCAGTATTGTGGGGATGAAATTAAAGCAGTGCCTTGAAAAAGGCTTCCCTGACTTATGGACGTGTCTCGTGCCTTGATGTAAATCCACTTTACATGCCGCTGTTGTACAGAATGTTTGATGCAGAAAGAGGGAGTTGCAAACAATGACAATGACAAAATTGTAACAATTGTGAATCTGAGCaagattaaaatgtattttagatACATAAGATTCGGGTTTGTTGTTTCATTGCCTTGTATAAAGTGAGGGTTTTGCATCACACTGCCCAACTCTCACACGGTCCAGTCTACTGCACCACTCCCTTTTAATcttcatgttcatatttctcaAACATCTAAAAAATGTTGTGTGATTAAAGAGGCAGCATTTTGTCTTACAGAGCTTCCCAAATGAGCTCTGCAGTGATGTACAAGtgcttaaaaaacacaaaagaacgAGTCTAACTATAAATCAGAAATAACTGGATACATAAGAACACAGAAACAGCAACAGAGTGTGCATATTTGTCCCTAAGGAACAAGAGTATGCTCAATGCACTGCATGTTATTTGTGCTTATTAGGCCGTCTGAGCATTTAAAAATGACAGCAGCCATCTCGCACAAAGCCCCTGAGAGCAGCCTGTCATTATTCTCTTTATTCTCAATAGCACTAATTAACAAGTAACTTTTTCACTGCTGATGTTTTTCCATGCATGAGCACTTACTGTTTACAGACATATCAATTccttaacatttatatatttgtttgtatgtttgagAAAAGACAATGATGATAAGGAGTATGAGGatggcagggttttttttatattcacactGCCTTTAGGGAGgagaagtaaaaataaaatcatgcagcACTTCCAAAATCATTCAACATGTcagtaacaaataaaaataaaaagagaaatattaaattttcaAGAACTTATTAGACCTCAAATATCGATTTAAGTAAGATGTTCAGTAACTGAGTTTTTAGAAGCTGTTGTAGTTTTACTGCAGGAACAGTAAAACAGTGTCAGGTTGTCCAAAAATGTCCTTATAAAACTGGAGAACCTGAGAGAACCCTATGCAGCTTCATCGAATCAAATGTTAAAGCTGCATAGTTAAACACTGACCTCCTATTCTTTATTACTGATGACTGATCTTTACAGTCAAATTTGATTTGTTGAAGAAGTCTTTTCCCTGCAGAAATTATTCCCATGTGCTTAAGAACAAAATTTATGTTGGGCCCTTTTGTTCGAACTTAATTGAGAAGCAAATTGAAGAAAATCCAACATGAGTCATGACTTATCATCTGGATCATATCGCTTGAATGAATGGAAGGGAATTAAAAGTGTACTGATCCAAGATTCCTGGTATGTCGTCCTCAACTGGTCTTATGGTGTTTCACCAAGTGCTCTTTTTCATATCCATATTTCACACGGTCCAAATGGCCCTGCTCCAGTAAGATGCTTTGTTAATTAACCTCTGTGCCCCTTATAGTAGAAGTGACTCATTTCATATTACTGTCCAGCTCCTGCCCACCCCGTCGCGTTCTGCTAATAAGGGGATATTGTATCCCCTCATGCCTCAATTACTGAAAAGCAAAGCTTAAAAACCAGACAGTCAATTTATAACTGTGCACAAACTTTCTGTACCTTCCTTTCCTGCACACATACCCCTACTCATTGAATAAGCTACGTTTGGATGGGATAAAAATGGCAATAATGCAACATTTTTACAACCCAGTCAGAACAGCTTCAATAACTATGATTAAGCATCTTACTGAAATTCCACAAAGATAATTTCCagctataaaatataatttatcagGGTGTGTGCTAATTGAACAGTTTACAGTAAGCAGCAATGACGTCAGTAGGTGTATTAGACATATTAAACCCATGGCAGGAGAAAAAAGCCatggcaagtaaaaaaaaaaaaagagaactgaCCCAAATGGACGCTGTCAACTCCTCAAGTTAAGTCACAGATACTTaaaagcagtgttttttttttttcttcttcaaatgGCAGCCAGCCAATCCATTAGTCTATGAAAAATGTGATTCAGatatgcaagaaaaaaatgcacaaaaaaaatccaccagCCTTTAAAATGCTGttataatctaaaatataatagTACAATAGTATGTATGTTttcaatgattatttttttaatgtttttggaaTAGTTAAAtgataaccttttttttttttacccataatgcacAGAGGCTGCATTGCACTTAATATGTGCAAgaattgcttaaaaaaaaaaatcccagaccACATTGTCCTTCCTAATAGATCTAATGCAGATATGTTCAAATGTAAAAAGTCACAATGTGTTGATTTTGTGGTTTTCTCCTCTCTAACTTGGTAAGCAGAATGATTCATTCGTTCTTCCCCGTTCTTTTGTAATTCCCATTCAAATGTCACTAAGCCATGAAATGAAGGAAACATTAATTGACTATGACCTTTGATCACATTCTTTTTGCATGAGAGTGTCCAATCATTGGTCCGAGAGCTGCGCCAATGATCCATTTGTCATAAATCTACATAGTTTATTTGCATCTGAAAAGCTATCACAAAATCTTAAATAACATTTGCAGAACAATGtaaaccatttttattaataaacacacagtTGTGAATGTGATGGAGCTCCTGCCACACCCCACTCATCCACccatctatctacctacctacctacctacctacctacctacctacctacctacctacctaatTACCTACCATCCATCAACCCCCAACTCATCCATCCAACCACCCAACCACCCAAccacccatctatctatctatctatctatctatctatctatctatctatctatctatctatctatctatctatctatctatctatctatctatctatctatcatacaCCCCCACCCACCTATACACCCGTACcccacctatctatctatctatctatctatctatctatctatctatctatctatctatctatctatctatctatctatctatctatctatctatcatgctCCAGAGACACCAGTGATCCTGATCTCTTCTGCTCTCCAGACCTTCCTGATACATCCTGATTTCGATAATGTTCTCATCACCTTAAAGCCTTCAGTGCTGCTGAGGATGGCTCATATGGACATCTTAAAAATACTTGAGATTATTGTGGATGGTTTCCTTTAGAAACCTATATGATGACTTTGAACTGCAAATTCATATAAGTTTTGCTGTGACAGTTTTTGGTCTACAATTTTTACCATTAAGTCTGCATTAGTTAACATTTAATAACTTCAACCCAACAgactttataattaaaatataatgaatttgATGGTTCCAGAAGATCCCCTTCAGAATGTGGCTTCTCTAAAGGTTTTTTAGCTTTGCTGTAAAAAGGAGGTCATTTGTACCACATGCCATCACACTGAACAATAGCTCATCACTGTGTTGGGACAGTTCTTGGCTCTGAGCCAGTTTTAGGATTAGCTCATTGAACCCTATTTCAACTTGAGTCTTTCTATCGACATTCACTATTCAGATCCATGTGCACTGCTACTTTACTGCCATTTATTGCTGTTTCCCAGATag is part of the Silurus meridionalis isolate SWU-2019-XX chromosome 9, ASM1480568v1, whole genome shotgun sequence genome and harbors:
- the calca gene encoding calcitonin/calcitonin-related polypeptide, alpha isoform X3, which gives rise to MPGQHLSNDLNWSRYCEHLESVLWFTRLFYTEKLTTLCTMVMLKISAFFIAYALIICQMYCSNAAPSRPALEPSPDEAMLSDYEARRLLNAFIKEFVQMAAEDLEQQETEENSITAQKRACNTATCVTHRLADFLNRSGGIGSNKFVPTNVGSHAFGRRRRLSQE
- the calca gene encoding calcitonin/calcitonin-related polypeptide, alpha isoform X1: MPGQHLSNDLNWSRYCEHLESVLWFTRLFYTEKLTTLCTMVMLKISAFFIAYALIICQMYCSNAAPSRPALEPSPDEAMLSDYEARRLLNAFIKEFVQMAAEDLEQQETEENSMGRPMSKRCSNLSTCVLGKLSQELHKLQTYPRTNVGAGTPGKKRSAEHVYREPADLI
- the calca gene encoding calcitonin/calcitonin-related polypeptide, alpha isoform X4, with protein sequence MVMLKISAFFIAYALIICQMYCSNAAPSRPALEPSPDEAMLSDYEARRLLNAFIKEFVQMAAEDLEQQETEENSESVKLKGFNMRANAFIVIRYWMQSFLRQSMGRPMSKRCSNLSTCVLGKLSQELHKLQTYPRTNVGAGTPGKKRSAEHVYREPADLI
- the calca gene encoding calcitonin/calcitonin-related polypeptide, alpha isoform X2, which produces MPGQHLSNDLNWSRYCEHLESVLWFTRLFYTEKLTTLCTMVMLKISAFFIAYALIICQMYCSNAAPSRPALEPSPDEAMLSDYEARRLLNAFIKEFVQMAAEDLEQQETEENSSITAQKRACNTATCVTHRLADFLNRSGGIGSNKFVPTNVGSHAFGRRRRLSQE